The genomic interval aaaaatctaagaattGTGACTTTTCAACTAGCATTTATTAGTTTAAATGACATGATGTTTCTTTCATGTAAATACCAAGAGGCATTCCTAGCTCAATGGTCTCACACCCCAAAAGGATGGCACTGGTTCGGCATTGCACCGTCTCTTCAGCCCACGCACAATCCTTGGTGCGACCTTGTCCCCATGTCACTTTTTCCGATTGGGCTATGCCCAAGCCCTTGGGCCCCTAAGTCTATCTCATGCTACAGTTCTATAATGTATAAAGTTTGGGCgctcgttttaaaaaatagagaactcaccattaaaaaaataataatgttactCTCATCGCTTCCAGtctcattgtatttttttttattttttttatttttttttacttaatgattaagtgttttttaatgatattataatttttttatttttttaaaaaatattttatagtgttaaaaatatacatgtataaaaaagtaaaatcaaaaaacactacattttacaCTTTGTGTGGCTCCCAGCGGGACTGGGAGcagtggctgtagagccactcttaaaaaaaattagattttttatgtgaatctcacATTTGCCTACTTTTTTCGAACGGAATACAGCACACCCATACaactatacaaataatttttctaagaaaagtGTTCATATTGGTAACAAAACAGAAACATTTGGAAATGAATCTAAGCAATGCTGACTTGTGAAGGAAGGAATGAGTAGCTTGACCACATTTACATGATTGATGTAAAAAATGTTAACAGTACATATAAGAGTAATagatattataaatttgttgcttgaataaatAAAGTTTTCACAAAGTGGTAGACGCCAGAAGATAGTTGGCATATATTACTGCTCTTTCTCCAAATTACTTCATTTGAAAGAGACTTTTTAACtgtcttttactattattttgtaaaataaatatatgatgacACAACATCATTGTTTGTTTAATGTTGTACTATAAATAAACATCAATGTTGTACTCGCAAAGTTATTACTTTAGATTAAGAGGGCATCAAGCAAACTCGTGCCCTTAGATCATCAACATTGTTCCAGAAAGGATTCAATCCAAGATGGTGCATCAGCATCACTCATGTTGCTCGAAAAAGATACCACTTATTCCAGTCTACCCTATACCCTCTATAAGATACGATCTATTTTGACTTAATACACTCAGGTTGAAAAACCAACCTTAACAGCACTAAAAATGCACCCACAACTTAGACTCAGGCATCATCAAGAGCAAGGACACCAGGGAGTGGTTTCCCCTCAAGAAGCTCTAAGCTGGCACCACCTCCAGTTGAGATATGGCTCATCTTGTCAGCTAGCCCAAGCTTCTCCACAGCTGCAACAGAGTCACCTCCTCCGACGATTGTTGTCACTCCCTTGGCAGTTAGCTCTGCCAGTTTCTTGGCTATCGCCTGCAAACAGCAAACAAATTGCCCTCAGTTATGAGCCTAAAAACATGAAACCAGTCAGAAGGTCTAGTCAAACAAGATTTCAATTCCCACATTGGCAGTGATCAATTTACCACTACAGAGAAATTATTCATTCCACAAGGTAAATTAGTTGCAAGGCCTTCAAAAATTTGTTAAAGTAAGGCTTTTTCTGAGTGAGTAGAACTTCGTTATAAGGAAAGACCATCTAGCTTCGAATATggtcatagaaaaaaaaataaaaaatcacttgcAATAACTTCCAAAGCAGAGAATTTGATGACAAACCAGCTCAAAAAAATAAGGCCCATAATCATTTTACTGCATCTTTGGAGAAAATGAGCAAAGCCACCCAAACCATGGCATCAAAAGACCACCAAAAATTGGTATGGACATATGAATGATTCAATTAAGAGACAGTCGTTTGATTATGTGGACTACTAAAAATGCAGTTGATCTCATGAATGCTATACCTCTGTTCCCACTGCGAATTTATCAAACTCAAACACACCCATAGGTCCATTCCAGATGATGGTTTGGGTAGTATCCAGAGCTTCACTGAATGTCTTGATGGAATCAGGTCCAATATCCAAACCCAGCCACCCATCCGGAATGCTAGATGCTGGAACAACCTGCAAATATATTGATAAAGTATTTAGGTTCTCTAATATGAATTCAAAATCGTACTCTATCAATTAGAATTCAATCAAGTCCAGCACACTTGATTTCATGACAGATAGTGGTTCACTAATAAAGAGGGTTCTTCCCACTAGGTTATTTCTTTCATGACAGAGAGTTGTTCACTAAGATAAAGAGGATTCTTCCCATTAagttatttcaattttcaacaaaataagaATGCAAAATAATACAATCCACATCTTGTAATAGAGTAAAAATTTTATAGAGGAATGAACCTTGCTGTTAGCATCAGCAGCAAATTTGTCAGCAATAACCACATCAGTTGGAAGCAGTAGAGACACCCCTTTCAACTTGGCCTTCTCCATTAGGGATGTTGCAAGATCCAGCTTGTCTTCCTCCACCAGGGAAGATCCAACTGAATATCCTTGGGCCTTGTAAAAGGTAAAGATCATCCCTCCACCCAGCAAAAGAAGATCAACCTTCCCCAACAAGGATTCTATCACTCCAATCTTGGTAGAAACCTTTGAACCGCCAACAATAGCGGCAAATGGCCTCTTGGGGTTTGCTACGGCTCCAACAAGATAGTCCAGTTCCTGAAACCACAAAACAAGTCATGGAAACAAATGAATGATGCAACAAATAACtaactataatataagtattcCATATATCATTAGGCCCCAATTCAaatactactttttttataCCTCTGATCAGTATTTATGGATAGCCAAGTATAACCAAGCAATAGAAAATATTGCCTGGGAAAGCCTCACGGCCAAGCTCAGAGATAATTAAGTTTAatcaaacttttattttatcagcAATTAAGTTTGATAAAACTGAGCACAAAGAATGCCAGCACTTCTTAGGTAAAGTCAAGTTCAGCTCAATTAAGCCATCTAGCATTCAATGCTAACATTATAAATGACTCAACTACTCATAGTCAATTGAGTTTGATCAAACTGGGCACAAAGAATGCTAGCACTGCTTGGGTTCAAGTTCAGCTCAGTTAAGCAACCTAGCATTCAATGCTAATACTATAAATGACTCAACTACTCAATGATCAACATACCTTCTGCATGAGGAATCCAGCAACAGCTGGTTTCAAGTACTTAGCCACTCCCTCCGTGGAAGCATGGGCCCTGTGGGCAGTGCCAAATGCATCATTCACATAGACATCTGCAAGAGAAGCCAGCTTCTTTGCAAATTCTGGGTcgttcttctcttcctccttatAAAACCGCACATTCTCAAGGAGCAAAACACCTCCTTCTGGAAGTTCATCCACAATCTTCTGGACTTCCTCACCGATACAGTCATTTCCCATCTTGACCTATTAGAAAGGGAAATAAATAAGCATGAGCAAAAGAAAGCCTTTAAGAAGTGAATCTCAGTCTGAAAATTCAAGTACACACACGTGTAAACAAAGAGCAAACCTCAAGTCCAAGAAGTTCTGACAGCCTAGGAACAAGGGGCTTCAGACTGTACTTAGGTGTGACACCCTTTGGTCTTCCCTGAAAACCACAATACATGTTCAAACAATTTCAGGAGTTATCAGTTGCAAAGATTAAATTATgatacataaacaaaataagagAGACAGAAATCCACACAATGAGTCAAGCTGCATGATAGCAACAATGTATAGCATGCaagaaggaaaaggaagagaatatttgaaaataggAGGAGACAAGTGGCCGCCCAAATTGAGTCATGATACATTaacaaaataagagagagataaaaatcCACACAATCACTCATGAGATGTTTAATACACCCAAATTAATGCCCGTCACTTCTTACTTGGCAAGAAAACATTTTCCATTATAACGTGCTTAGATTCTACTCATCCCAAAAAACTCAGTAGCTAACCAATACTACAGAAGAATACCTATTTAATCAAtagaataaggaaaaaaaagttgattatcttaaattttaagaGAATTAACAGCAGCCTCCTCATACTACAATTTGCTTCCATAACTGCCCAAGATCCACAAAAAGATTCACCAACAATTTCAATATAGTCCACTACCATTATATCTATCTCTGAGTACAAAATGAGCTTTCAAAGAAAAGGACACAAAATGAGCTTAGTTAATCCTCTACAAAAGTGAACGAAGAACTGAAGTACCAACAGATTTTCACAACTTTCACTTTGATAACTATCATGACGTCATTTACTCATTAGACTAACCAATGGCAGagaagtaaaaattaaatgtcaaaacttcaataaaaacaacaaagaaagtGAGCCCATAAAACAGATAAGGACAAGATAAGACTGTAGcagaaaaatatctatataatgaTAGAGACCGACAATGAAGACTGGTTGGCAAGAAACAGGGACCACTTCTAAAATAACAACTCCTAATCCTCAAGGACCTCGAACATCCCAACTTCCAAGAAAATCCAAGGATTTCATAAGACATCTTATggcatttttttatcaataaatataagacATCTCATGGCAGTTAAAGGCCACAAATTTGCCATCTTTGAAAAAACAATCTTTTACAGCAGAACCATTAAAGGAAAGAGATCGGCAACAACCATTTTGGAGACAGCAATTTATATAAATGGCTTCaattttaccgatcaaaaaattattaacttcAAATGCTATTAAAGAcggaatatttttcaaaatgaatgatATGAACTTATACTGCCTCAGGAGAGCAACAACAAAACAGGCAATAGAGCCATCAGTATGCAAACAGTATTCAGGAAATGATATAAAAGTATCATAGTCCTAACTATCAGAAACCCATCACTAGCCAAAATCAATGTTAAGAAACAAGTTAACTGATGAATCAACATCTAAAGTTCTGAGATTTAAAAACAATGGGTACCATCTTTTCGtggactctctttcttttcctttttctttcctttttaaaagagaaaagtcTTTAGATCAATCTgtttaatctatatttttcctCGGACTGTTCAATACACATTACAAAGAGAACCCATGTAGATCATCATCGATCCAATCAATATATCGGATGGAATACATCCAAAAGAaaagcaagaaaacaaaaatcactATGCGCAGACACTGAGAAGAGAAGTCAACAAAACATAAAAGTCCATACAAAAAGATCCCGACTTGAATCGAAAGAAACTAAGACAAACTCAGATTTGTCATCACCCAATTGTGGAACATTGAAATAGAGGTAAGCATGTCATACGAGATGGCTGCAGAGGATGACTTTAGCGCCATGAGACTGCAAATATTTGATGGTGGGGACAGCAGCACGGATTCTGGTGTCATCGGTGATGTTGAGGTTGTCATCCAAAGGCACGTTTAGATCGACCCTCTCCAAAACCCTCTTCCCCTTCAAATCCGCCTCCTTCAGAGTGCTCACGCTCCTCTTGGTCGCCATATCAGTTCCTTAACTTCAACACACAAAACAAGAACGAAACCACCAACACCCAGATCAGAATCAGACTTATCAAAGAGATTGGTCGTCGTTTACATTGGTGGGTAGAATACTTACAGtgatcaaaaagaaaatgagaaaacttTCGAGCTTTTcgacagagagggagagataatCGTGATCAAATAAGACAAGGCAGACGGAAGGTTGGAGAAAAGTATATATGGGGGTTGTGGGCGTGAAGAGCAAGTATGAGCAGCCCGGGTTATATTCTTGGACTTGGGGTGAATAATCTGGCCGCGCCCAAATCTGTGTTCTAAAAAATCCACGGACTCAAAAAGTGGAATGGTTTCGGAGAAGATAAATGATCATTGTATTAGACAAAgctttgtaaaataattttgtatacaTTATTTTCACACACTATATATcacatttattttgattttttttaatttttttaatttttaattttttatacttcctaacctaattaatttcttctacttatcatccatataccacacatttaataagaaaaaaactaaaaaaaaaatatatatatatatatatatatttgtagacTACATGTTAAGTGACGGTTGTTTGTTGATTGACGATTAGTTGTTAATTGACTATTGGTTATTTCTTCATAACATGTTAAATGATGattgtttgttaattgtttcaTATTATTTGctcaaattatgaatattacACCATCTCGCTGCGATTCTCCAAAAGCGGATGACGTATAGCCGTTGGCGTCACTGACAGATACTTCAGGCCGTAGACTCCCATCTAGAACAGCTACCTCATGTGCAAGTAGTCAAGTGTCAATAGATCTAGAAGACATTAATATGCTTAATGAGGAGGGAGAGTTAATGAATGTTGAGGCCGATCCACCAACACGACCtagtaaaaaaaagtggtggACATAGAAACATTTCACCAAAGTTCTCAATGATCGTTAGAACCCGCAGGTCGCTCGATGCCATTACTATGGGCAACTATGCGGTTGTAATTCGAAAAAGCAAGGCACGTCAGTATTAATAGCACATGTTACGGACTACCAACGGTATAAGATACTCAAAAGGCTAGTGACAATTGATTAGACGAAACTAAGTTACAAGACTTCTACAGCAACTGATGGCACACAAATTAAGAAGTTATcaccctcaatacagtgagaagatgttgagagATATTCTTGCAGAGATAATCATCACTGATAAGATGTATTTTACCACGGTTGACAAGGCAGAATTTCATAAATTTGTGTACACTTTAGAACCATGATTTCTTATGCCTTCATGGTATACTGTGATGCGCGATTTTTTGAAGAGGCATGCCAAGGAGAAGACAGTTATGAAGGAAATGTTGATCATCACTAGTTAGAGAGTGTCATTACGACTGATACATGGACCTCCATACAAAATATGGACTACATGTGTATTACAACCCACTttattgacagtgagtggacgTTGCAGAAGCAGATTATCgttttcaaagaaattattGATCATAATGGGTCATCCATTGGGAAGGAtatggatgactgtataaaggATTGGGGGATcaaaaaagtgttttgtatcACGGTTGACAATGCTAGTGTAAATGACACTGTCATTGATTGGTTCAAGAGGAATACGACAGTAAAGGAGGATATCATTCGTGAGAACCAGTTTATTGATGTTCGATGTTGTACCCATATCACCAACCTCATAGTTTCTGAGGGGTTCAAGGAGGTTGATAATTCCATTATTAAAGTTCGAAACCTTGTGAGAAATGTGAGGGTTTCCCCCCAACGGCTCTGccagtttaaggcaatagccgAACAACTTGAGATCTCATATTCTAGTATGTTGCAAATGGACATTCCAactcgatggaactctacatacatgatatTGGATATAGCGTAGAAGTACCAAACAGTGTTCGAGCGAATGGAGGTCAAGGATGGGGGCATAAGATATGCTTTGTTGGAGTCAGTTGGGGGGAGAAGGGGATTCGGTGCACCAGacaaaattgattgggccaatattaggtattttgttcaattttttaaattattttatgatataactATGTGGATATCTGGGACAAAATATCTTACTACTAACATGTATCTCGAGGAGCTCTCTAGACTTTATGACCACTTGCAACAGAGTTGTGCTAATAATGTGGGTTTGTTTAATGCAATGGTTATAAggataaaatacaaatataataaatattggagAGATATGGAGAAGAtagatagattattatttgtggcTGCGATCCTTGACCCCTGATGATGAGAAGATAAATATCAACGACTGTATAAGATTGGATTAGGAACGTCATCGGTAATAAGGACGTTGATTAGTTTATTAGATCGCTTAAATGTGATACTGATGAATATATAGCTATTACAACAGCAATAGTCAATCTTCAACCGAAGGTGATAGCTCCTCACTCCAGACCGAGTCAACATCTTCCTAGGATGACATACATGTACAAAGTTTAAATTTATTGCGACTACGATGGTATCATCAAAACCGTGCATTGAGGAATATTATGCAATGTAAGTCTGAGGTTGAGCATTATTATATGGAAAATGTCGAGGCATCTAGTGATACATTTTAGATATTAACTTAATGGAAGATGAATTATGGCAAGTTTCCAGTCCTTTCCCAAATAAATAGGGATGTACTAGTCATTCatatcactacggttgcctctaAGTCGGCGTTTAGCACCGCATGTCATGTCTTAGATGCTTATCAGAATTCATTGTTTCCGACCACCATCGAGACCCTCATTTGCACACAAAACTGGTTAAATTCAACGCCCATTGAAGTATATATCATTGATgtcgagagctataggcttgaatcaagtaactttatgattttaaataattttttacataattttaatgtcttcattatttaatttataatttatataattttgtagaCCAAGTTGTGAACCCCAAACTAATTGTGGATGACTAAAACGGACGCACCGTGGACTGACCCCTTTATTGGTGAGAAACTCAATTATGGAAAATACCATCATGCAAAACTGTTAGAGGTGGAAGTGAGTTCAAAATGTgttctattttatgttatatatcaCTTGACTAATGGTTTAAAAGTCTATAGTTAAGTGACTAAAGAAAAGATTGTGCATCTGATCAATAAAACTTCATATAGGAAAATTGAAAGTCACTATCGAGCcatcaataaaactttattttttgcaatttgtagtttgatttagtcattgtatttagattttagctttttaacttatttttaacagtattttatatttttttaatttttttatattattattttttttaaaaatatttttaagcaaGGGTGGACCAATCTAAATTTCAGATTGGACCTGGATATTGAGTTGTGGGCCTAGGCCCAATCTGAGTAAGGCAACTAGGGCCTAGTTGCTGGGAACTGAGAAGCCCACTTTTACTCCGATCGAAGCTTCAAGCTCCAACTCAGAGCTCCGAACTCCGATCAGAGTAAGAGTCGAAGGTCAAAGGTGGGCATTCCGACTCCGAcagagtcggagcccacccctatgTGTAGTATATGGTGtgagaatgataaatagaattttttcttataaaaaaatagattttattataaatgagtgtaaaaaaaaattaatgaaatctatatttttagagaagGTATTAACATTATTACTCCATAAGGTTCGGCCGCTTGggctttctttctcctttttctgAGTTTCCTCCTTTAATTGTAAGGAATAAAATCTGAAATGATACTAAGAGCATCTGATTGTTGTTTTATTAATTCCTTATTTTGGATAAAGTTACgaatctttattttcttctagaagAACAAATATGTGCTATAGAACTATAAGTTCTTTTGGAAGAAGAATACTTCGGTGGCTTAACACTTGGGCATCATATTGAAATATATCTACAATGtaaaaaccattttattaaatagatcaagaaaaatgttactaTACCACCCCAATTCCACTTTGTTCCATTATCGTGACAccacacaaaaaattaaaaatacaaccATGAAAGGGATAAAGGGaacttaggatttttttttttttttttttttttttttgtgtgtgtgttttgggacgtcattttattttgaatattctttttattttttttatttttttaataaccatGTGGCGGTGCCACATCAATAGAGCAAAGTGAGCAGTATAACTGGAGCAGTacagtagcattactcatagaTAAATATAAGAACTACATAACCAGCCTTAGAGATTctattcttaaaagaaaaattatatttgtagccATGGTCTTGAGAACACATCCCTTACACTTTTGATATGACTGAAGTTAATTTGTAAGGAAATTCAGTTTTAGACTTCTCTTGCAAATTAATATGTCAAACCAATGATATGAATTGAGCTttattcacttttcttttttcagagTGGAGGAGGTATCCATTGTTGATCTGAATTGCTTATTACATTAGGATCTGCATTTCTTGGATCTTGTAAGCTTCTCAGTTCCAGCAATATGCTCTTCAACTGCTGCACCACAGCATTTGGATGAATGAAAACAGActggaaaacaaacaaattcCTTCTCTGCCAAACTCTTCTTACTATAACTGCAAATTCTTCCATCTCCTCATTATCGTAAACAGCATTCAAAGCTCCAAATAGATCCAAAAAAGATTGCATGCAGAAATTGCTTTTCTGGA from Juglans regia cultivar Chandler chromosome 2, Walnut 2.0, whole genome shotgun sequence carries:
- the LOC109011248 gene encoding phosphoglycerate kinase 3, cytosolic → MATKRSVSTLKEADLKGKRVLERVDLNVPLDDNLNITDDTRIRAAVPTIKYLQSHGAKVILCSHLGRPKGVTPKYSLKPLVPRLSELLGLEVKMGNDCIGEEVQKIVDELPEGGVLLLENVRFYKEEEKNDPEFAKKLASLADVYVNDAFGTAHRAHASTEGVAKYLKPAVAGFLMQKELDYLVGAVANPKRPFAAIVGGSKVSTKIGVIESLLGKVDLLLLGGGMIFTFYKAQGYSVGSSLVEEDKLDLATSLMEKAKLKGVSLLLPTDVVIADKFAADANSKVVPASSIPDGWLGLDIGPDSIKTFSEALDTTQTIIWNGPMGVFEFDKFAVGTEAIAKKLAELTAKGVTTIVGGGDSVAAVEKLGLADKMSHISTGGGASLELLEGKPLPGVLALDDA